In Eublepharis macularius isolate TG4126 chromosome 4, MPM_Emac_v1.0, whole genome shotgun sequence, the following are encoded in one genomic region:
- the FKBPL gene encoding FK506-binding protein-like produces MASEKGRLESKNSSQVTACGGNNQDGVIGEEAGAKVKGEALKENRPPPNLIRLANGNVPWACPDGTFIKLVLEVGKGLDKPKEGSICQVFIEADPGGPLSYPSHSWAEVELGAGDAEWDGAVDRCLETMFAGERAELRLTGGGSIIVQLASFTQTKDSWEMSASEKWNLVIRNKEHGSELYRAGDIGAAARRYAKALRLLVAAAPPPDYDQIKAELHANLAACQLRLRQPANAACNCTKTLALQPANTKALFRRGLAYDAMNDLEGAAQDLKGVLRVEPGNRAARRELDRVMERIKARDAKLARAMQKMFS; encoded by the coding sequence ATGGCAAGTGAGAAGGGAAGGCTAGAGAGCAAAAACTCAAGTCAGGTAACAGCCTGTGGAGGAAACAACCAAGATGGAGTCATTGGAGAGGAAGCTGGAGCCAAGGTGAAAGGAGAGGCTCTGAAAGAGAACCGGCCTCCCCCTAACCTAATAAGATTGGCCAACGGGAACGTCCCTTGGGCCTGCCCTGATGGCACATTTATCAAACTGGTCTTGGAGGTTGGTAAAGGTTTGGATAAGCCAAAGGAAGGTTCCATATGCCAGGTTTTCATTGAGGCTGATCCAGGAGGCCCGTTGAGTTACCCATCCCACAGTTGGGCAGAGGTGGAACTGGGTGCAGGTGATGCTGAATGGGACGGAGCAGTGGACCGCTGCCTGGAGACCATGTTCGCTGGGGAACGGGCAGAGCTAAGGTTAACGGGAGGAGGCAGCATTATTGTCCAGCTGGCCAGCTTCACACAAACCAAGGACTCCTGGGAGATGAGCGCCAGCGAGAAGTGGAACTTAGTTATCCGCAACAAAGAGCACGGCAGTGAGCTGTACCGGGCTGGAGATATTGGTGCGGCGGCAAGGCGCTATGCCAAGGCCTTGCGGCTGCttgtggcagctgccccacccccAGACTATGACCAAATTAAAGCTGAGCTCCACGCCAACctagctgcctgtcagctgagGTTGCGCCAGCCAGCCAATGCTGCTTGCAACTGTACGAAGACACTGGCATTGCAGCCAGCCAACACCAAGGCGCTGTTTCGACGTGGCTTAGCATATGATGCCATGAATGACCTGGAAGGAGCAGCGCAAGATCTGAAGGGTGTTTTGCGAGTGGAGCCAGGAAACCGAGCGGCCCGGCGGGAGCTGGATAGGGTGATGGAGAGGATAAAGGCACGGGATGCCAAACTGGCACGAGCCATGCAGAAAATGTTTAGCTAA